In Deltaproteobacteria bacterium, the sequence GGATGGCGCGCGCTCGGATCGGGTGACAGCCCGCGCATCAACACCTCGCGGGTGCGCCGCGGCACCGCGCCGCCCTCCGTCGGGGTGCGGACGTTGCCCTCGATGACGTTGACCGCCAGCAGCGCGAGGCTCTCACCGCCGAACGGACGCTCGCCGAACAGCGCCTCCCACAGCGCGACGCAGAACGAGAACTGATCACTTGCGGCCGTGCACGTACGCCGCAGGTGCTGCTCGGGTGCCATGTACGCCGGGGTTCCGACCAGGGTGCCCGGCGCCGTCAGATTGAGCTGCAGCGATCCCGAGTGGGTCAGCGGCGTCGGCACCGTGTCGTCGACGCTGCGCGGCTCGGCCGCGCGCGCGAGCCCGAAGTCCGCCACCCGCACGCGACCATCGCGACCGACCAGCACGTTGTCGGGCTTGAAGTCGCGGTGCACGATGCCGACCTCGTGGGCGGCCGCCAGTCCACGCCCGGCCTGGACGAATGCCGACATCACCGGCTCGAAGCCACGCGGCCCACCCTGCAGCCAGTGCGCCAGGCTCTCGCCCTCGACGAACTCCATCGCCACGAACACGCCGTCGCGCCAGATGCCGACATCGTGCACGCCGACCACGTTGGGATGCACCACCTTCGCGACCGCCTGGGCCTCGCGCATCATGCGGGCGTCGTCGCCGATCTGGCGCTGGCGCAGCAGCTTGATCGCGACCCGGCGATCGAGATCGGGATCGTAGGCCGCGAACACGATGCCGGTGGCGCCGGCACCGACGCGGTCGAGCACCACGTAGCGACCGATCGACTGGCCGCGGCGCGGCGGCTCGACCATCACCGGCCGATCGCCTTCGCCGTCCTCGGTGCTGTCGCCGAGCCGCTCGGTCGGCTCGGGCACGTGGGTGCGCGAAAGGCTCACGGACAGGCCAGAGTCTGGCGGGCAACCCGGGCTCGCCGCAAGCATCGCGGGCGCCCCCCGGACGCCCGCGCGAGGCCGGGCTCGTCGACGGCGATGCGCCGCAATTCAAGGATCGCGCGGCGCCCGACGACGGCGGCCCACGCGGGCGGCCACGAGCACACCCAGCGCGAGCGCCAGGGCACCGCGGCGGGTCGGCGCACCGCGACCATCGACGGCACAGCCGAGCGATGGACCCGCGAGCGCAGCCTCGCCAGCGGAGATGCGCATGGTGCCGCCCTTGTCGTCGATCGCGACCTCGAGCGGGTGCTCGTCGCCCGGCGCGTACGCGTAGCGAAAGAGATCGCCCTCGGCCTCGACCTCGCCGCCGGCGAGCGTCCAGTCGAACGCCGCGCCCCACACCGGACGCGCCGCGACGTCGCTTGCACGCGCGATGACCACGAGCGGTGCGTCGACGGCCGCGTGCGACTCGTCCTGGCCGAACAGATCGACCTCGACGATCGCCGAGGCCTCGACGACGTTGCCGGCAACGGTCGCGAACTCGTCTCCGCCCGCGCTGAGCGTGACCTCGCGACGGCCGAGCACGGTGCCCTGCAACCACAACCAGTCGCGGTCCTCCGCGAGGTGCTCGCGGGTCACGCTCGCGCCGAGTCCGTCGTGGGCGCTGACCCCGAGCGCGCCGCTGCCGTGCAAGCGCGTGACGCCATCGAAGTACTCGACCTGGAACACCGCCTCGCCGTCGCGGACCAGCTGCACGTCCTCGACCTCGCTGGGGACGTCGGGGCGATCGAGCATGAGCGGCGCGGCGGCGCGCAGCACCACCCGCGTCGGCATGCGGACCTCGACCTCGCGACTGGCGACCACGTCGCCATCGCCGTCCAGCAGCAGCAAGCTGGCCGCACCCTGACCGACGGCGTAGGCATGGGCGTGGGTGCCATCGCCGTCGTCGTTGGCCTCGACCCGCAGCACCTCGGGATCGCTCGAGGCCAGCACGCAGTCCGACAGCGCGATGTCGGAGCCGCCGGCCCAGGCACGGACCTCGAAGTCGGCGCCGCGGACGTAGGGCGAGTGCAGCACGGGGCCATCGACGGCGGTCACCGCGAAGTCGATCGTGCGGTCGATCTCGTCGCCAATCGCGGGCTCACCGTCACAGGCCGCGAGCGCCACCACGCATGCGAGCGGCCAGGAATGGGACCTTCGGGCACGATCGGGCGAGGCGGCAGTCATCGTGGGCGGACGACCGCGACGCTGCGGGTTGTGTACCAGCCGAATGCGCTGGGATTCCCGTGACCGTGGCGCGCCTGCCATGGCGATCGCGTCGCGCTCCCACCCAGCTCGCCTGGGCACCGGCGTCGCGGCCCGCGGCGCCGCGGGCGGGCGACGGCATGGGATTCCGGGCATGATCGCGCCCGCGATGCCGACGAGCCCCTCTCTCATCGACCACTACCGCGCCTTCGCCCGCTACAACGAACGCTTCAATCGCCAGCTCTACGACGTCGTCGCCGAGCTCGGCGACGACGAGCGCAGCCGCGATCTCGGCGCGTTCTTCGGCTCGGTCGACCGGACCCTCCACCACATCCTGCAGGCCGATCGCATCTGGTTGTCCCGCTTCCGCACGGCGGGCTTCGACTTCCCCGCGCTGGAGGAGGCCGAGCTGGAGTATGGCGTGCAGGGCCTGGCGCCGGGGAGCACGCCTGCCTTCGACACGCTGCGCCGCGAGCGGGTCGCGCTCGATCAGGTCATCCTCGCCTGGATCGAGGATCTCGACGACGAGGTCCTCGGCGCGACGCTGCGCTACACCAACATGGCCGGCACCACCCGCGAGCACGCGCTGTGGATCGCCATCTCGCATCTCTTCAACCACCAGACCCACCACCGCGGCCAGGTCACGACCCTGTTGAAGCAGCTCGGCCGCGACGTCGGTGTGACCGACTTCCTGGTGTTCGCGCTCGGCTAGCCGCCCGACCCCGCAAGGGGTCTCGCTCGTCGCAGCCGGCCGCGATTGCGCGAGCGCCCCGCGGGCGGGTGGGCAGGCCCGCCGCCCATGCAGTACGCTTGGTGGCCGCGCCGCGCGAAGCGGACCCGAGACGCATGACCGCACGACGCCTGAGGACCGCCCGACTCGACCTCGTCACCGCGACGGCGCAGCACGTGCTGGTCGCGCTCGAGGACCTCGCCAAGGGCACGAGCAAGCTCGGCGGTCTGCTTGCGGCCGACATCCCCGCCAGCTGGCCGCCGCGGGAGCTCGACGAGGGCGCGCTGCGCTACACCCTCGATGCGCTCCACCGCGGCCCCGCGCAGCTGGGCTGGTGGATGCGCTACGTCGTGCTCCACCACGGGCCCGAAGGTCGGCCGTCGCTGATCGGCACCGTCGGCCTCAAGGGCCCGCCGCAGCACGGCGCCGTCGAGCTCGGCTACAGCATCGTCGACGATCAACAGCGACGCGGCTTCGCGACCGAGGCCGCGTCGGCGCTGGTCGACTGGGCGTTCGAGCACGACGACGTCACCGAGGTCTTCGCACAGACCCTGGCCGAGCTCGAGCCGTCGATTCGCGTGCTGCACAAGCTCGCCTTCACCCCGGCCGCCCCACGCGAGCCCGAGACCCTGTGCTTCACCAAGTCGCGCACGCAGTGGCTGGCCGAGGGCCCTGCGGCGCGACGCGTACCCAAGCTGCGCATCCCCGCGGCCGACGAGGCCATCGCCGGCATCCCGCCGGTCGCGCGCGAGGTCTTCGCGCGGCTGCTGGCCGAGCCGCGCCTCGACGACGAGACATTGCGCGCGCAGATCCGCGGCCACGTCGCACGCATCGAGGCCGCCGCGGCCGCGAACCCCTACGTCGACGACGCGCTGGCCCGCGACATCGCCCGCATCTGCGAGGCGCTGCTCGACGCCGTGCAGCCCGGCACCCCCGGCCACGTGCGTCAGCAGATCCAGGCCGCGTCGCGCTACTTCGTGACCGAAGACGACGGCGACAGCGACCTCGCGATCGGTGGGCTCGACGAGGACGCAGCGATCGCCAATGCGATCGCGGTGCACCTCGGCCGCGCCGACCTGGTCTCGGCGATGCTCTAACGCGCCGCCCTCGCGTGGCGGATCCCGCTTCGGCGTCCGTGCGCCCGACCACGACCACAGCCTCACGCGGCGGGCCGAGGGCGTCGACGGACGCGCGCCCGCGTGATCCAACGCCGGTGCGAGCCCACACGCCACCGTCCGCTCGGCAACGATTGCATGCGGCCGATCACGAACGCCGAGCCGCGCCGAAATCGCTGCACTGGTTTCCCCACCGGTCGCGGCGGCACGCTGGCGTGGCATGGCGACCGTCGATCTCAACGCGCGCATCCCCAACAACGTCGGGCTGGCCGACGATCCCAAGATCCGCCGGGCCCTCGAACACTGGCAGCCCAAGTACCTCGATTGGTGGCACGAGATGGGGCCGTCGCAGTTCGCCGGCCACGACATCTACCTGCGCACCGCGATCGACGTGGGCGCCGAGGGCTGGGCCAACTTCGGCTACGTGAAGATGCCCGAGTACCGCTGGGGCGTGTTCCTCGGCACGCCCCACGACGACGCGCGCGTGCCCGCGGGTGACACCGCCGGCGCACCGGCGTGGCGCGAGGTCCCCGGCGAGCACCGCAACGCGCTGCGTCGCATCATCGTGACGCAGGCCGACACCGAGCCCGCCAGCGTCGAGCAGCAGCGCCTGCTCGGTGCCTCGGCGCCGAGCCTCTACGACATGCGCAACCTCTTCCAGGTCAACGTCGAGGAAGGCCGCCATCTGTGGGCGATGGTCTATCTGCTGCACAAGTACTTCGGCGTCGACGGCCGCGACGAGGCCGACGAGCTGCTCGAGCGCCGCTCGGGCAACCCCGACAAGCCCCGTGTGCTGGGCACCTTCAACGACCCGTGCGAGCACTGGCTCAGCTTCTTCGCCTTCACGATGTTCACCGACCGCGACGGCAAGTTCCAGCTGGCCGCGCTGCGCGAGAGCGGCTTCGATCCGTTGGCTCGCAGCTGCGAGTTCATGCTGACCGAGGAGGCCTTCCATCTCTTCGTGGGTGAGACCGGGCTCGAGCGCATCATCCTGCGCACCGCCGAGCTCTCGATGCAGGACCCCAACGGCGACGCGCGGGCCCAGGGCGGCATCGCCTTCGACATCATCCAGCGTGCCGTCAACACGTGGTTCTCGAGCTGCCTCGATCTGTTCGGCAGCGAGATCTCGAGCAACGCCGCCAACTACTTCGCGGCCGGTCTCAAGGGGCGCTTCCACGAGCGCGAGCGCTACGCCGACCACCGCGCCGCGCAGGGGCACTACCGCATGGCCGTGGTCGAGGGCGGCCAGCTCGACGAGATCGACGTGCCGCTGCGCAACGCCATGAACGAGGTGCTGCGCGACGACTACATCGCCGACTGTGAGCGCGCGGTCCGCAAGTGGAACCGCCGTCTCGAGGCGATGGGTTCGCCACTGCGCGTGGTGCTGCCCCACCGCCGTTTCAACCGCCGGCAGGGACTCTACGCGGGTCACAGCTTCGACCCCACGGGCGCGCTGGTCGACGCGGAGACGTTCGCGCGCAACCGCGACGCGTGGCTGCTGTCGCCGGCCGACTCCGCGGAGCTCCGCGCGCTCATGCAGCCGGTCACCGAGCCGGGCAAGTACGCCAACTGGATCCGCCCGCCCAGCCACGGCCTCGGCGGCCAGGATCTCGACTTCGCCTACGTGCGAGCCTGATACGCACTAGTACCTCGACACAGCGATAGTGATGGGTCAGAACGCCGTCATGGCCGCGACTCCGCAAGGCGCCGTGCCGCCGGAATACCGGGCGTATTTCAAGGTGCGGCAACGCAGCGAGGCGCGGTCAGGGCGGTGTTATGGCCCGTCACAATCCCTGTGTCGAGGTACTAGCCCTCGCAGCCGCGGCCGCCCACACGCTCGTGGGCTGGCTCGGCGCAGGCGCGAAGCGGTCGTGATCGAAGCGGGGTGCGCGGCGTCTACCCTCACGCCATGAAGCGAAGCTCCTCCCGCAGCTGGTGGTCGGCGGTATTCGTGCTCGCGCTGTCGGCGTGCGACAGCCCGCAGGACGCCGCGCCCGCGCACACGGCCACCGCCGCGCCTGCGACGGTGTACGAGCCCAAGCTCGACGCCGAGCGCATCCCACCGGTACTGCAGGGGCAAGTACCGGGCCTCGCGACGCAGGCCGAGGTCACCGCGAAGTTCGCCATCGGACCGGTCGATGCCGACACCACCCTCGGCGGCACCGCGAAGGTGCGGTTCGACGATGCACCGGCCGTCCGCGTCGCGCTGGCGGCCAAGGGCGACGTGGTCTCGGGCGAGGCGTGGTTCGTGCCCGACGCGGCCGGCACCGCGAGGCTGCGGCGCATCGAGGTGGTCTCGAAGCTCGCCGACACTTGCGCGTGGATCCGCACACACCTCGGCGAGCTGCCGGGCATCACCGATCGCCCCGGCTCCAATCGCCGCTTCCACGCCGACGACAGCGGCCTCGAGTACACCGCGGGCAGCCCCGACGGCACGCAGCCCGTCGATCTCGAGTGCCATACGACCACGCGCGATGGCGTCGCCGCGACGACCTTGGTGATCTCGATCGTCTCGCCGTCGGGCACCTCGATGCTGGTGCAGCCCAGCGGCTGACGGCCCCGCGAGCTCACGGCTCGTGGGTCGCGGCGACGGCCCACGGCGACAGGCGCAGTCGCGCGCCGTCGATGATCGCCTCGCCGTACACCCAAGCTCCGCCGGGGGGCGGCGTGAGTTCGACGGTGATCGTGTCGGCGGTACCGTTCACGAGCACGTCCCAGTGACCGTCGGCGTCGACGAGTTCGACGTGGTGCACGCTCGCGCGGGTCTGTGCGCGCCCGGCCGCGACGAACTGGACCTCGCTCGGCCCGTCGACGATCCGCAGCTGTCGCGAGCTGCAGCGTCGAGCATGCAGCAGCGCTGCGCCCAGGCCGTGCTCGCCCAGCGCGGTCGCGACCCCGCGGTAGGCATCGAGATAGGCGTCGTAGCGGGTGAAGCCCGGCCGTCGCCAGCCCGAGTACACCAGCACGCCGTCGGCACCCGCGACCAGCCCCGCGAGCACGTCGTGGCGGACCCACGCCGCGATGTCGTCATCGGTCGCGCCCGCGGGATCCTCGAACATCTCGGGCA encodes:
- a CDS encoding DinB family protein; its protein translation is MPTSPSLIDHYRAFARYNERFNRQLYDVVAELGDDERSRDLGAFFGSVDRTLHHILQADRIWLSRFRTAGFDFPALEEAELEYGVQGLAPGSTPAFDTLRRERVALDQVILAWIEDLDDEVLGATLRYTNMAGTTREHALWIAISHLFNHQTHHRGQVTTLLKQLGRDVGVTDFLVFALG
- a CDS encoding GNAT family N-acetyltransferase yields the protein MTARRLRTARLDLVTATAQHVLVALEDLAKGTSKLGGLLAADIPASWPPRELDEGALRYTLDALHRGPAQLGWWMRYVVLHHGPEGRPSLIGTVGLKGPPQHGAVELGYSIVDDQQRRGFATEAASALVDWAFEHDDVTEVFAQTLAELEPSIRVLHKLAFTPAAPREPETLCFTKSRTQWLAEGPAARRVPKLRIPAADEAIAGIPPVAREVFARLLAEPRLDDETLRAQIRGHVARIEAAAAANPYVDDALARDIARICEALLDAVQPGTPGHVRQQIQAASRYFVTEDDGDSDLAIGGLDEDAAIANAIAVHLGRADLVSAML
- the boxB gene encoding benzoyl-CoA 2,3-epoxidase subunit BoxB; protein product: MATVDLNARIPNNVGLADDPKIRRALEHWQPKYLDWWHEMGPSQFAGHDIYLRTAIDVGAEGWANFGYVKMPEYRWGVFLGTPHDDARVPAGDTAGAPAWREVPGEHRNALRRIIVTQADTEPASVEQQRLLGASAPSLYDMRNLFQVNVEEGRHLWAMVYLLHKYFGVDGRDEADELLERRSGNPDKPRVLGTFNDPCEHWLSFFAFTMFTDRDGKFQLAALRESGFDPLARSCEFMLTEEAFHLFVGETGLERIILRTAELSMQDPNGDARAQGGIAFDIIQRAVNTWFSSCLDLFGSEISSNAANYFAAGLKGRFHERERYADHRAAQGHYRMAVVEGGQLDEIDVPLRNAMNEVLRDDYIADCERAVRKWNRRLEAMGSPLRVVLPHRRFNRRQGLYAGHSFDPTGALVDAETFARNRDAWLLSPADSAELRALMQPVTEPGKYANWIRPPSHGLGGQDLDFAYVRA